The Pseudoalteromonas sp. GCY genome includes the window AGTTGATACATGACCCCAATTAAGAACTTAATAAAAGCAGTAGCACTGCTTACAGCGATGCATTGCCAAGCCGGGAACACAGTTATCAAGGAAATAGAAGACCTCGAAAAGGCAGGAAAATACACCGAAGCCTTAGTTAAAATTGAAACGGCCAGTGTCAGTGACGAAGAGGAAACACGATATCAAGCGATTTATTTGCAGGCTATGATTTATCGAAAGCAAGACTTATACGAGAAATCGATTTCCACACTGAGCTATATCGAAAAGCAGTTTTTCCTTACCGAAGCACGCAAATATCAGGTATACAGAGAGATAGGCATTAACTATCGTAATCTAAGCCAGCTTGAGCAGGCCGAATCTTTTTACCTAAAAGCGCTCTCTTCTGCCGAAGCGATGAAAAAGTCAAGTTTAGTGGCGCAAACCTATAATAATCTAGGTGTTGTTGCCGACCACAGAAATTTGCTTGCGCAATCTATGCAATACCACTTAAAAGCCTATGAACTGCTAAAAGGAACTGATCAGTACGAAAAGCAAGGGGCTAACTTTTATAATCTCGGTGATATTTCTGTGCGTATGGGGGATGAGGAAAATGCTGAGTATTTCTTTCAACAAGCTCTCGTTGCAGATAAAGCTTCAAAAGAATTACGCAACGTCGCAGGCACAGCCCTTCGCTTGGGGGAGCTGAAGTTTAAAAATGGTAAAACGGACGAAGCATTAGCGCAAACAAAAGAGGCCATTGAATTTCTAAAAGAACTCAATGCTAGGGTTTCTCTAGCCAGAGCATATCGTACTTCCGCACTGCTCCATATAGCTAAGGCTGACTTAGACAGTGCCCTATCGGATGCACAAGCAGGCATTGAGTATGCCACTCAAACCAGTTCAACACTGCAACAATTTTACGCCTACCTGACGGAGTTAGAAGTAAGGCTTAAACGCGAAGAATTAAACAAAGCAAAAACACTACTCACTAAGCTGGACGCCCTAACTGAAATTGAAACGGCTGAGCTACTGCTCGAAAAATATCATCGCCTTAAAGCGATAACGCTCGCTGCACATCATGAATACGCCCAATCCTATCAATTTATGAAATCGACTTCAGAGCTGCAGACTCGACTTCATGATGCATTACTAGAAAAACAAGTAAGTACCTATAAAGCCAGTATTGACGCGCTTATTCAATCTCAACAACTAGAGCAGGCCCGCTCTGCACAAGCCATAACCGAGGTCAACTTACAAAATGCAAAGCTATCCACACAAATGTGGGTAATCACAGCAATCTCGACCTTTTTAGCTGGATTATTTCTAGTCGGATTTTTTGTCGTCAAACATAGAAATGCGGCGCTAAAAGCAAAAATGTATCAATTGAATATTGAGCATAAAGATAAAATGCTGGCCGATATTTCCCACGAGTTACGCACGCCACTCAGTGTCTTAAAACTCCATATAGAAGCGATGGAACACAATCTTATTGATGACAGCACAATTGCATATGTCAAGATCAACAACAAGATAAATCAGCTAAATGAATTGATCTCGAACGTATATCAATTGTCTCAAGCAGATCATGAAGCACTTGTGATCCATCCTCAGCAGCATGGCGCGAAAACGGTTATCCAAAGCTATGTGTACGATATTGAAAGACTAGTAACAAGTAATCAGCTGCAATTTATCGCCGACATTCACGTCGATGATATGAGTATTTATATTGATAAACCAAAGCTGGATAGGGTTATCGATAATCTTGCTAAGAATGCATGTTTGTATACAGATAAACCCGGCAAGGTAAGGTTTAAAGCAGTGGTCAATAAACAAGGGCTGTTTCTACAAGTAGATGATAGCTCACCAGGGGTATCTGAGGCCGAGCAGAACAAACTGTTTGAACGTCTGTATCGTGTCGAAGCATCGAGAAGTCGTGCAACAGGAGGATCAGGTCTTGGTTTATCTATTTGTAAGAGCTTAATTGAAGCGATGAATGGAAAAATCACAGTGAAGTCAGGGAAGTATGGCGGTTTGTGTATTCAGATAAACTTACCTCATGCGGTAGATGTGCCAGCATAAAGTACCCGCATAAAATGCGAGTTGATATTAAGTGAGTAAAGTACAAAAGGCCAAGCAGATGCTTGGCCTTTCCTCTTTCTAAACTTGCTTAGAAACGGTAGCTGATATTGCCATACACAAAACGACCATCGGTGTTATATGCCGAGAACGCAGAGTAAGGGAAGATCTGGTTAAACGTTGTATAACCAATATTACTAACAGTATCTTGTGGATATTGATCAAATAGATTGTTAGCGCCTACAGCAAACTTCCAGTTGTCACCTAGGTTATAAGCCACTTCTAAATCGGTGATCCATTTAGCGTCTAATACTTCATCGCCTTCGACTGCGCTAGAAGAATCCACCGTTTCACCATAGCGTGTGGCACGTAATGTCGTCTGCCAATCACCAAATTGCCAAATTGCAGCTAAGTTCCATTTGTCTTTTGGTGTCCCATCTTCAAATCGTGCAATTTCACGACGAGCAAAGTACTCATAGCTGTCGCCAAGGGCTTCAAGCTCAGCAGGGTTTGCTTTTACATGCGTCACTTCAGTGTCATTGATGTTTACCGCGGCACTTAAACGCAGGTTACCGTAGTCGGCGAGATCAAAACTGTACGTTGCTACGATATCCACACCTTGAGTACGCGAGTCGATAGCATTAGTGAAGTACCTTACACTTTGTGTATTAAGCTCACCCGCTTGCTGCAAAATATTAATGACCTCAGGACCACCCAAGTTCTCAGAAAGTACGATGCGATCGTCGATGTCAATTCGATAGGCATCCACAGTAAATGAGAACGCGTCTAGTGTGTAGACAAAGCCCGCCGTCATATTGACCGACTCTTCCGGTTCAAGCTCTCGAGCACCCAGCGCTTTTGCAGCTGGCGTATCAACAGGGAAGTGACCAACTTCACTCGGTACGCCATTTTCAAATACCGTAGCAATTGATTTATAGGACGTTTGAGCCAATGAAGGCGCTCTAAAACCTGTGCTTACTGCACCACGTAGTGAAAAGTTATCCGACACCACATAGCGCGATGCCAGTTTACTGGTGAAAGTGCTGCCAAAATCACTGTAATCTTCAAAACGACCCGCCAAGACAACGTTCCAGTCCTGCGTTAAGTAGGTATCAAACTCTGCGAATAAAGCGATGTTATGACGAGATTCATCGACAGCACTTGCTGGTGAGAAACCAGCGAGCACCTGCGCACCACCAGCTGCAACAGGATTACCTTCTGCATCCAGCACGGTGAGGTAAGACGCTTCTTCACCGACTTCAATTTCATAGGTTTCGCGGCGATATTCTGCACCAATCGTGAAAAATACGTCATCCGGTAAGCCCAAATCCAATGCCGTTTTAGCATCGGCATTCACAAGCCACTGTGAATAAACTAAAGCGCCGTTATTAAACTCAGTCGGGCTTGTTACCCCCATCGAAGTATTCAAACTATTTACGACACCCAAAGCGAAGTCATTCACACCATAGTTTGTACTGATATCGTAATCCCACTCACCTTGAGTGCCTTTGACACCAACCGCAAAAGAGTAATCATCTACATCGCTGACGATTTGAGGCAAGAAACCATCTGGGTATACCGCAGTTAAGTTGCGACTGTCATTTGCGCGGCGATAGAAACCACCGGAGTTACCTTCACGTGTCGAGTAGCTACCAAATGAATAAAGTTCGGTTTCCGCATCTAGGTTGTAACCCGCATTATAAAATAGTGCAAAGTCTTCCACTTCAGCTTTACCAAAACGGTGGTTGTAGCGATCGAATGAAAACTCTCTAGAGTCAAGTTGGCCATTTTCATCACGAGCATACTGCTCTCTTGGATCAAAGCCTGAACGATTAGTCGGCTTTTTATCTCTATATTCGGCAGACAGATTAATAAAACCATCATTACCCAAAGCAAAACCGATGTTGGCACCAATTGTTGTAGTACCACCGTCGTTACGCTTACGGTCATCTCCTAATACAAAGTCTAAATCGCCTGCAGCATTTGCACGGGTTTGTAATAAGTCAGGCACACCAGCCATCTGCGTATCATGCTCACCATAGGTCACACTAATACTGCCGCCTTCTTCTGCATCTTTAAGCACGATATTGATAACGCCAGCAATGGCATCTGAGCCGTATTGAGCAGCAGCGCCATCACGCAGTACTTCTATACGCTTAATCGCGGCAGCTGGAATGGTATTTAAATCAACCGCCGTTGAACCACGACCAACGGTACCATTTAAATTCAATAATGCACCAGCATGACGACGTTTACCATTTACTAGCACTAAGGTGTGATCCGGTGCTAAACCTCTAAGCACTGCCGGACGAGCGTGATCGGTACCATCCGCCAATGTTGAGTTTGGGAAGTTAAAACTAGGTACGAGCGTAGTTAGTACTTGGCTCAACTCCAGCTGACCGGTACTTTGCATATCATCTAAAGAAATGACATCTACCGGCACCGTGCTCTCGGCAACACTACGAAGACTTCTTCGCGTACCGGTGATTTCGATGACTTCAACACTTTCTTTGGCTTCAGTGTTGTTACTTTCTGCTTGCACATGAATTGAAATAGTTGAAAGAAGCGCAGCACCGACAGCCAACGAGATTGGCTTGCGAACAGCGTTTTCTAGCTTGTTATTAATAAATTGCATAGTTTGTCCCGTGAATATGTTGAACGCAGAGTCTGTAAAAGACCGACTATTACTTAATTTAGTCAATATGAAGATAAATCAAGACTGAATAAGGTATCCAAGTAAATAACACAAAATGCGGTACGATGCCCATTCGACTTACGACCAAAATGTTGGTACTTACTTATTCAATACCAGCCTAAAATTAAGTCACTATCATAAGAAAAGACGCGGATTTTAGAATTATTCTTTCATCGATAATAAAGAATTTTTTGATCTACCTTATACCTCATAAGGGCACTGGTCTAATGTTTACTCACTCCATCTTTACTCCACATTGAAGCGCTTAAATACCAGCATGCAGAAACGGAGAGTACCAATGACACAACGGACGCTAAAACATGCTGAATGGTTGAAAATTGTTGAATCTAGATCGAACCAGCAGCAACTTCAAATAAAGCCAAAAAATAAGCTATCATCTGCTGTGATTTGGACTTTTGTACTAGCCACTATTATTTCACTGGTAAGTGCATGGACATTTGTTACCGAAACGCCTGAGGCACCCACTCAGCAGCTTAGTAAAGAATCCCAAATGCGTATCAACCGCTACTTTACCAAACAGTATATGGTTGGCAGCTGGCAGTTCTCACATTTAAAAACCAGTAAAGATGACATCAATGTGTTTATCCGTATCCCGACTAAACTTGCATTAACGGGACAGGCACTTAAGGGTTATATCGAGCAGTCACTATGCCCACCGGCCAGTAGCAACGTTTGGCGTGATGTCAGCCAGTTTGCGCTTTATATGCATTTGTACTCAGATACGCCACGCCACAGTGACTATGCCAAGTGCAAGGCTCCTTAATCATTTCAGGTTAAATTCTTTTATCTTTCGTTCAAAGGCCCGATGGGCCTTTTTTGTTTTTTAATTCAAGAGTTATTTCGAGCTATCGTGGTTACCAAGCGAACTTACCGGCTCGAGCTCAAGTTTGGCTTTTTCTTCGAGTTCTTCGGGTAGCTCTTTGACTACAGCAACACCTAGCTCTTTAAATTCAGAGGCTTGCTTAATTAAGTTGCCTTTACCCATATACAACTGAGAAAACGCTCGCTCGTAGCTCTCTTTTGCTTTATCAAGCTGTTTGCCCACCCCTTCCATACTATGTAGGAAACTATTGAGTTTGTTATAAAACTTCTCAGCTCGAAGCGCCAGCTCTCTGGTGTGCTTGCTTTGCTCCTCAAAACGCCATAACTGTTTAACGATATTAAGACTGGTTAAAAGCGTTGTTGGCGTTGCCACCAATACATTGTTTTGTAAAGCCTCCTGATAAAGCGTTGGCTTATGCTTAACCGCCTCAACAAATGCAGATTCCACAGGGATAAACATAATGACCACCTCTGGGGAGTTAAGACCTGGTAAGCGCTCATAAGATTTACTACCCAACTCTTTGATCCGTGCAGTGATGGCTTCGGTGTGTGCCACAATGGCTTGATTCGCTTCACTATCGGTTGTGGCATTAATATACCTTGTATAGGCATTTAATGAGGTTTTAGCGTCAATTACCAGGTGACGAGATTGCGGTAAGTAAACCACGACGTCAGGGCGAAACTTGCCTTCGTCGGTATTAAAGTTGACTTCTCGCTGATAGTCGTAACCCGGACGTAGCCCAGCGCTATCTAGCACATTTTCGAGCATGAGTTCGCCCCAGTTACCTTGTGCTTTCTTTTGCCCTTGTAACGCAGTGGTCAAACGATCTGCTTGCTCAGTCATGGCTTTATTGTTGGCTTGTAAGTGCAGCAATTCAGTTTTCAATGACGCCCGTTGCTTAAGCTCTTCACTATGAATGGCTTCCATTTTATCTCTAAAACCCTTTAATTCACCTTGTACTGGCTGCAGCAACTGCTGGATTTTTTCTTTACTTTGGTGACTAAAACGCTCGCTTTTCTCATCAAATATTTGATTCGCGAGATTGTGAAACTCTTCTTTCAACTGGACTTTTGCTTGCTCAAGCTGCGCGAGCTGCTGCTCAAAACTTAGTTGCTTTTGCTCCAGCAAGGTTTGCAGATTGGCCATTTCAACTTCTAACTCATGAGCATGCACTTGAATTTCTTCCTTGGCATCGAGCTCTCGCTGCCACAGCTGCTGATATTCAGCGGCTTGCCGTTGACGCTCAGCTAATCTTGCTTGCAATTGCTGCTGTTGGCCATGACTTTGTAGTTGCTGCGCTCTTAATTGCTCAGCGAGTTGCTCAGCTTGACTTAATTGCGACCTAAGTGCTTGCTCGGAGGCGAGTTGAGTATTGAGTTGATTTTTGAAAGTGCTGCGCATAACCCAAACGACGGGGAGTAGGGTAGCCGCACCGCCTGCAAATAGCGCAAGACTAAACCATGCAGGCGTATTGGAGAGCATTGACCAAAGCATATTGAGATCTCATCGGTTCTTCTACTTTGATAATACCTTAGATATAAATTTCAATCACTTAGTCATTCAGTGATCTGTTGACCATTGTAGCGATACCCGGCGCCATATACCGACTCTACAATTTTCGGAGATAAATCTAATCCTTTGATTTTCTTTCTGATATTTTTAATGTGGCTGTCGATTACGCGATCCGAAATATCAAAGTTATCCGGCTGAATATAATCAAGAATTTGCTGTCTTGAAAAGACACGGTTTGGTGCATCATATAAAAGCGCAAAGACATCAAATTCAACTTTGGTTAAACCTAATGTACTGCCATTCAGCTTAACCGTTAATTCTTCGCGATTTACTTCGATAGGCTTTTGATACGCATTGGTGTTCACACAACGACGTAAGATCGCTTTCATGCGCATCACTAATTCAGCAGCGCTAAAAGGTTTACATACATAATCATCTGCGCCGACTTCTAAGCCCTGTAAACGGTCTGCTTCTGCCACTTTAGCAGTCAGCATCACAATAGGTACTTCAGAAAACGCTCGAATTTGACGCATACACTCTACGCCGTCTTGGTTCGGCAACATGATATCCATCAAGATTGCATCTGGTTGATTTAACTTTACCCAAGGTACAACTTCGGCACCGTCTGCAATATGAAACATTTCAAAACCGGATGCTCTAAAAAACAACAGCACCTGCTCTGCAATATCTTGGTCGTCTTCGACAAGCAAAATTCTTGATGGGGTAGACATAGGATTTATTTACTCTTTGCTTTTAACTTTTTCAATTGTTGTCTAACTTGGCGCTTTAACTTGTCTGAAAGCGTGTCATCGAACAGTAACATGGTCAGTATACTAGACAAGTCTTCTGAACTCGCAACTTCATTGAGTAGATCATAGTCCGATTCAGATTGTGTCTCAATAAAGTTTAAGTGTGAAATTGTCGCGTCGTAGCAAAGCATAACGTTATCCTAATTGGTCTATGGCGTTT containing:
- a CDS encoding ATP-binding protein; protein product: MTPIKNLIKAVALLTAMHCQAGNTVIKEIEDLEKAGKYTEALVKIETASVSDEEETRYQAIYLQAMIYRKQDLYEKSISTLSYIEKQFFLTEARKYQVYREIGINYRNLSQLEQAESFYLKALSSAEAMKKSSLVAQTYNNLGVVADHRNLLAQSMQYHLKAYELLKGTDQYEKQGANFYNLGDISVRMGDEENAEYFFQQALVADKASKELRNVAGTALRLGELKFKNGKTDEALAQTKEAIEFLKELNARVSLARAYRTSALLHIAKADLDSALSDAQAGIEYATQTSSTLQQFYAYLTELEVRLKREELNKAKTLLTKLDALTEIETAELLLEKYHRLKAITLAAHHEYAQSYQFMKSTSELQTRLHDALLEKQVSTYKASIDALIQSQQLEQARSAQAITEVNLQNAKLSTQMWVITAISTFLAGLFLVGFFVVKHRNAALKAKMYQLNIEHKDKMLADISHELRTPLSVLKLHIEAMEHNLIDDSTIAYVKINNKINQLNELISNVYQLSQADHEALVIHPQQHGAKTVIQSYVYDIERLVTSNQLQFIADIHVDDMSIYIDKPKLDRVIDNLAKNACLYTDKPGKVRFKAVVNKQGLFLQVDDSSPGVSEAEQNKLFERLYRVEASRSRATGGSGLGLSICKSLIEAMNGKITVKSGKYGGLCIQINLPHAVDVPA
- a CDS encoding TonB-dependent receptor plug domain-containing protein, whose amino-acid sequence is MQFINNKLENAVRKPISLAVGAALLSTISIHVQAESNNTEAKESVEVIEITGTRRSLRSVAESTVPVDVISLDDMQSTGQLELSQVLTTLVPSFNFPNSTLADGTDHARPAVLRGLAPDHTLVLVNGKRRHAGALLNLNGTVGRGSTAVDLNTIPAAAIKRIEVLRDGAAAQYGSDAIAGVINIVLKDAEEGGSISVTYGEHDTQMAGVPDLLQTRANAAGDLDFVLGDDRKRNDGGTTTIGANIGFALGNDGFINLSAEYRDKKPTNRSGFDPREQYARDENGQLDSREFSFDRYNHRFGKAEVEDFALFYNAGYNLDAETELYSFGSYSTREGNSGGFYRRANDSRNLTAVYPDGFLPQIVSDVDDYSFAVGVKGTQGEWDYDISTNYGVNDFALGVVNSLNTSMGVTSPTEFNNGALVYSQWLVNADAKTALDLGLPDDVFFTIGAEYRRETYEIEVGEEASYLTVLDAEGNPVAAGGAQVLAGFSPASAVDESRHNIALFAEFDTYLTQDWNVVLAGRFEDYSDFGSTFTSKLASRYVVSDNFSLRGAVSTGFRAPSLAQTSYKSIATVFENGVPSEVGHFPVDTPAAKALGARELEPEESVNMTAGFVYTLDAFSFTVDAYRIDIDDRIVLSENLGGPEVINILQQAGELNTQSVRYFTNAIDSRTQGVDIVATYSFDLADYGNLRLSAAVNINDTEVTHVKANPAELEALGDSYEYFARREIARFEDGTPKDKWNLAAIWQFGDWQTTLRATRYGETVDSSSAVEGDEVLDAKWITDLEVAYNLGDNWKFAVGANNLFDQYPQDTVSNIGYTTFNQIFPYSAFSAYNTDGRFVYGNISYRF
- the rmuC gene encoding DNA recombination protein RmuC; translation: MLWSMLSNTPAWFSLALFAGGAATLLPVVWVMRSTFKNQLNTQLASEQALRSQLSQAEQLAEQLRAQQLQSHGQQQQLQARLAERQRQAAEYQQLWQRELDAKEEIQVHAHELEVEMANLQTLLEQKQLSFEQQLAQLEQAKVQLKEEFHNLANQIFDEKSERFSHQSKEKIQQLLQPVQGELKGFRDKMEAIHSEELKQRASLKTELLHLQANNKAMTEQADRLTTALQGQKKAQGNWGELMLENVLDSAGLRPGYDYQREVNFNTDEGKFRPDVVVYLPQSRHLVIDAKTSLNAYTRYINATTDSEANQAIVAHTEAITARIKELGSKSYERLPGLNSPEVVIMFIPVESAFVEAVKHKPTLYQEALQNNVLVATPTTLLTSLNIVKQLWRFEEQSKHTRELALRAEKFYNKLNSFLHSMEGVGKQLDKAKESYERAFSQLYMGKGNLIKQASEFKELGVAVVKELPEELEEKAKLELEPVSSLGNHDSSK
- a CDS encoding response regulator is translated as MSTPSRILLVEDDQDIAEQVLLFFRASGFEMFHIADGAEVVPWVKLNQPDAILMDIMLPNQDGVECMRQIRAFSEVPIVMLTAKVAEADRLQGLEVGADDYVCKPFSAAELVMRMKAILRRCVNTNAYQKPIEVNREELTVKLNGSTLGLTKVEFDVFALLYDAPNRVFSRQQILDYIQPDNFDISDRVIDSHIKNIRKKIKGLDLSPKIVESVYGAGYRYNGQQITE